The region TGTCCAAGTCTGACATCTCCGGTGAGAAGGTTGCAGCAGCCGAAAGAGTCTATCGCAATGGCATAGTCTGGAGAATAGCTGTTTGCGAGAAATCTGGCTCCTTTCAGTCCGTTCTCTTCCTGAACCGTGAATGCGAAGACAATTTTGCCGTCCAGCTCGGGTTCGAGGTTTTCAGTGAAAATTCTCCGGATAACCTCGAAAAGCACAACCGCACCGAACCTATCGTCAAGGGATCTGCAGGAAACGTATCTGCCATTCAGGATTGAGAAGTGCTTTTTGAATACTGCAAAATCGAGTGGTTTGACTCCGAGGTCCACAGCTTCGTCCCTGTTTTCCGCACCTATGTCGATGGTGAGCTGATGCCAGGGGACAGTATCTGTTCTGCCCTCTATGTTGAGGTGGGGTGGTACTGCTCCAATTACACCATCGATTTTTCCATTTTCGGTTATGACATCAACGTGTCGTCCGTACAGCAGTCGATCGTCAATTCCTCCAATCTTTCTGAACGTGAGCTTTCCATCAGGTGTTATTCCTGTTATCAGAAGACCGATCTCATCAACATGCGCCATAAAAACGATTCTTTCATCACCACTACCTGCTTCAACTATGAGATTTCCTATTCTGTCTTCTTTAACGTCTGTGTACGGTCTGAGCCAATCCCTGAGCTTCTCTTTGACCTGACCCTCATATCCGGATATTCCAGGTATTGATGTCAGTTCTTTCAGCTTTTTTACAAGCTCCATTTTTTCTCACCTCGTGCGTGTCAGACTGAACCCATCTTCAGCGTTGCATTCAGGTTGAGGGGAGGTATCTCATCTCTGTCTATGACCAGTTCAACAAGTCTTGCCCCATCCTGTATTATAAACTCTACTCCCTCTTCGATCTGATCGTTGCCGTCAATCCTCATCGCCGGAATTCCGAACGATTCCGAGAGCGTGACAAAGTCAGGATTTTCCAGGATGGTCTGGAAGACTCTTCCCTGCTTTTGAAGCAGCTGCTTTATGTAAAGCACCCTGTACGAATTATCGTTGACTATCACAATTTTCAGGTTCAGATTCTCTCTTTTTACTGTCTCAAGCTCCTGAATGGTCATCATTATCTCTCCATCACCAGCAACAACCACGACATCTCTTTCTGGATTTGCCTTTTTGGCGCCTATTCCTGCGGGCAGGGCATAGCTCATGGCTCCGAGGTTCGTGGCTGCGAGGTATGAGCCGGGGCTGAAAACCTTCAGATTGTTGTTGGCGAATATAACGTGTGTCCCCTGGCCACCCACAACGATCCTGTCTCTGTCGAGCTTTTCGTTGAGAACATCGAAGAATCTTGCCGGGTTTACAAGCTTCGTTTCCTTGGAACTGAAGCTCGAAAGCGTTGAACTCCAGATATCTGTGTAGGATCTGACCCTTTTTACCCACTCCTCTCTGTCTCCCGTTTCAGCATGCCGGGCTTTCTTGGCAAGCTCGTTGAGAACGTGTGCCGGGTCGGCCCTTATTTGGGTGTAATACAGGGGTCGCACATCTGCAGAGGGGTCCTCCGAGATGACAACAACGTCACCTCTGGGTATGAGGGTGTAGCCGTATGTCGTTACATCATCAAGCTCGTTGCCCAGCACAAGCAGAAAATCACAGTCTTCCAGTATCCTGTCAGCTGTCAGCGACCCTCCTCCGAATCCCACCCTTCCGGCGCACATCGCATCATCTTCAGGAATTGCTCCCCTGCCGTTTCCCGATGTTATCACGTATGCTGAGAATCTTTCACTCAGAACCTTCAGGTTCTCGGGGTTGAAGTCTGGTCTTCTGACGAGCTCCCCACATGCAAGAATTGCAGGCTGCTCGGCATTCTTCATTTTTTCAATAAGGTTGTCTGTTTCCTGAACATCTCCAAGAGCCTGCGGCTGCGGCGGTTCAACCTGTTTGACGAGCGATAGCTCGGCACCCCACAGGTCTTCTGGAATCTCTATCACTCCCGGCCCGTACGGCCAGGTAAGCATGCTTTCATAAACCTTTGAGAGTACCTCAGGAAGGTCATTTTCGTCGTTTACAACTTCATAAACCTTAACCAGACCATCTGCAACGCTCTTCTGCTCGACCTCAAGCCACGCATCTGTTCCTCTGAGCCTCCTCTTTACACCTCCGGAAATCAGGAGGAGAGGGACCCTGTCCTTCATTGCTATGCCCAGAGAAATTGCAGAATTGAGAAATCCCGGACCGGCATGTACTATCGCACATGAAAGCTTCCCCGAACTTCTGAACTCAGCATCAGCTGCAGAGACTGCTGTCTGTTCATGCCTTACCGTTATAACCTCGAGTTTACCGGAATGGGCAGATAGAGCGTCATAAAAATCGAGGACTGAGGTCCCAACGATGCCATAAGCCCTCTCAACCCCCGCGGCAATCAGCGCCTCTGCGAGATATTCTGCTACCGTTTTCATAACCATCACATGTTCACGACCGATTCAGCCTGACCACCGGCAAGCACCCTCAGTATGTTCTGAACGCTGTGCTGAATGATTCTCGCCCTCGCATCCGCATTTGCTCCGGCTATGTGGGGTGTCAGGAGCAGGTTAGCCTTTGCCTCCCTCGCAAGTTTCAGCAGCGGGTGGTCCTCGTCTGGAGGCTCCTTAGAATACACGTCAATTGCAGCACCCATGATCCACTTCTCCTTCAATGCTCTGGCAAGAGCTCCTTCATCCACAAGCTCGCCTCTCGATGGGTTTATGAAAATGGCCGTTGGTTTCATCATTCTGAGCTCCTTCTGGCCGATCATTTCCCTGGTTTCGGGAGTCAGGGGAACGTGGATGGAAATGACGTCGCTCATTCTCAAAAGCTTTCCGAGGTCTGAGAACTCGGCCTCAAGCTCGCTCTCGGCCTGCTCGTTTCTGAATTTGTCGTGGTATACGATTCTTGCACCGAAAGCCCTTGCCCTTCTGGCAGTCTCTCTCCCAATCCGTCCGAAACCAATGATCCCCCATGTTTTGCCCAAGAGGTCAAACGTGCCCATGTCCATGAGCTTCCACTGCGCCCATTCTCCATTTTTCGTTGTTTCGTGAGCGTAGAGAATTCTCTTCATAAGCATTAGGGCTGCCATGACTGACCACTCGGCAACACTTGCTGTGTTTGCGCCACCTGCATTTGCGACGGGAATCCCACGCTTTCTGCATGCCTCGAGATCTATGTGGTCAAAACCCGTGCTCGGCTGCTGAATCAGCCTGACTTTTTTCATGTGTTCGACCATCTCCCCGTCAATTTTCATCTGAAAACTGTAGTCCCCAAGCACAACATCTGCGCTTTCGAGAATTTCGAGCACCTCGTCTCTCGGCTTCCCGAACACCCCTATGATTTTCAGGCCTCCTTCCAGCTGGCTTTTAAATGGTGCAAATAGGCTCTCCACAAAAGACTCCGGCAGCGGACTCATGGAAACGACAACATACTCTTCCTGTGTCATGATTAATGCTGATGATTTGCATGTATAAATATCCTTCTTCTATTGAACGTCACCTCATGAAGCATGAAATAAAAAGATTTATTTGCTCACTGAAAAATCTGAGTTCAATGGACAAAGTTACTCTCGCATTTTTGATCACCGCCATTCTCATATCCTCCGTAATTTCGGCTGCAATTACGGTTGCTTACATCAATCTGGATACATATACCACACATTTCAGCAATCAGATTGAAGAAAAGATGAAGACCAAGGTGAACTCTATTGAGAAACTTCTCAACAGCAAAATAGATGCTCAGAAGAAGGAGTTCATGTTTGTCGCATCACACCGGGAGGTTTCTTCTTTTTTCGACAGGTTCGCCAGAGCCAAAATGTCCGGAAGTTTGAACCCTCCGTATCCTTCCGAATTCGGTAACGATTCCAAATACCGTCGATTAATCGAACTTTTCCTGTCGGTGGGCAATTCGAGTGATGACATTGAAATGCTGAGGATTTTCTGGAAGGATGGCTATGTGGTTGCAGGGACTGTTTACGAGCGGGAGGATTTTTTTGATTACAAGGGCGATAAAAAGTGGTTTGAGGAAACTATTTCCGGCAACGTGTCTGACATCTACATATCTCCGATAAACATTGCGAGACACACGAAAACACCGGCTATAAGGTACACAATGCCCCTCTACTATGATGGTCAGGTAAGTGGTCTGTTGATTGCAAATTACAACTTTGAAAAGTCTTTTTCGATTATTAAGGAGCTTTACAAGAACGGGTCTGAACATATTTTCATTGTCGATCCGCATTATGAAAATGCCGAGGGTGAAATTCTCGGGCCGAGGTTCATTGTGAATACTGTCGATCCGTCCAGAGAATTCAACGAATCCTGTCCGGTGTGTCCTCTGCTGAACCTCGCTGATTTTCAGGATAAAGAGGGTTTCGTTAAATTCTCTTACGGCAATGAGACCGAGTTTTACGGGTATTACAAGTGGGCCAGACTCAAGAACGGAAGGGACTATCTCATTATCAGCGCCGTGAAGTCGGATGTTCTTACCGGGCTTCTCTACGAGTCCTACAGAGGTGCGATGATAAGCGCAATTGGTATAGCGGGAATATTTGGTATACTGGGACTTGTTCTCTCGAACTTCATTTTAAGGCCTATCGAAGACCTCATTCAGAAATCCAGGCTAATATCCAAGGGACTGTATGAAATGAAAATCGGTCCGAGAAGAGATTACAAGGAAGCGAGGCTGCTTTCGGAGGCCATTGGTGAAATGAAAGAAAACCTGTACAAGTATTCCAAAAGGCTTGAGGAGTATGGGGACGGAGTCAGGCTTGTTAATTCCATAATCAGGCACGACATAGCAAACCACCTCACCTCGGCACTGATATATCTTGAGATGTACGAGGAGACTGGAGAGAAAGACTATCTCACAAAGCTTGAGGCGTCACTTGAAAGGCTGAAAAGGGTGCTGGACGTATCGAGGGTTCTGGAAGCGGTTCTCAGGGAGGGCGAGAAAAGAGAGGTTAATCTCAGAGATGTGCTGACGAAGGTGGGCCGCCTTTATCCTGAAATTGAAATCAATGTGGAGGGCGATTGCAGGGTTAATGTTGATAGCGGAATAGAGGTCGTGTTTGACAACCTCATACAGAACTCCATAAAACATGGAAATGCTTCCAGAGTGGACATACGGATTGAGGAAACGCCAGATTACTGCATAATCGAGTATCACGACAATGGAAGAGGTATACCTGATGAAATCGCAGATAAAATCTTTGAACCTGGTTTCAGCACGTCTGGAGGCGGGTTTGGACTGTACATTGTGAAGCTCATGCTCACGAGGTATGATGGTGAAATTACCATTGAGAGATCAGAGCAGGGGGCAAGATTTGTCATCAGAATTAAAAAATAATGCTGAAAAATTAAGAAAGGTCTTTCACTTGCCTGCCAGGTAGTCGTAAAGGAATGCTGCAGCAACTGCCCCCAGTATCGGACCGATGATGTATATCGGGAAGTACTGCCAGAGGTTTATGCCATACATTGAATCCACGAGGTAAGGCCCGAAGGTTCTCGCAGGGTTCAGTGATGAGCCTGTTATGTTTCCGATTGTTACGATTATTCCTCCGACTGTCAGTCCTATTATAAGCCCTGCAAATCCTGGTGGGGCACGTTCATCCACGGCGACACCCATTATGACCATCATCAGCACGAATGTTCCAATGGCCTCTGTAATGATGGCCTGGCCATAACTTATCCCCGGAAACGGTGCGGTGGCACCCATACCCCCGATAAGGGCTGCGTTGCTCCCGACACTTGCCAGGAAGAGAATGCTGCCAAGGCTCGCACCAATCAGCTGCGCAACGATGTACGGTGCAACTTCAGAGCTCGGAAATCTTTTCGTTGCCCAGAGCGCAATGGTTACGGCAGGGTTGATGTGGGCACCACTAACCCTCCCCAGCGAGTATATGACGGCAGATATTATCAGCGCGAAGGCCATCCCTATGGCGAGCCAGTCCCCAAGTCCACCCAGGGCACCAATCCCTATGTTGAATTCGTTTGGCGTCTGGGCTTTGTTGGAGATCATGAGTGTGATTACTGCTGAACCTGCACCGAAATAAACGAGCAAAGCGGTTCCCACAAGCTCGGAGACACACTTCTTTACAAGCGTCATCCTCAGCCCTCCTCGTACGCTTCATTGCAGATGGAGCACAGAATTCTTGGCACGGTCTTTTTCAGCTTTCTTGATGGGAAGGGGTAGTCTCCTTTCCAGAGTTCAACGTCCTTCCTGACAAGATGCTCCATGCAGACTCCCATTCCGCAAACAATGCAGATAGCAACAGCCTCGGTATCTTTCCCCTGCTCTTTACAAATATAACATTTCATAAGCGCTCACCTAAAAAAAGGGGAAAAAGTTAAACTGCTTCTCTCCACTGGCAATATGCGTGTCTGGAGTCCACGAGCGCTGCCGTGGCACAGTCCTTACAGACTCTTGCCGGTGATGCCGGGGTATCCTTGTGCAGCGCAATGATGTTGGTCATCATTGTTGCCGTAACAGGCTCGCTCGTGAGCAGGCATGGATAGTCAGCCAGTCTCATCAGGGCAGAGAACCTCACGCTGATGGCACATCCGGGATACGCATAGCGCTGCGGATTCATCAGGACCTCGTTCTCGTGGATTGGATCGAGATTCACCTCAAAGCCTGAGACCTTTGGCACGAGTTTGTCTGAAAGACCGTTCCTGTCTCTCCTCGCCTTGTCGAGGTACTTCCATCCCCTGTATATCATGTCCATGAAGTCGTGGTTGTGCAGCTCAGCAGCACCGCTTCTCGTCGGATACAGCTGGACGTAGTTGTGGTACCTCTTCGTCAACAGATCGACGATCATGGGGGCGTTGAACCCATCAAGCTCCAGGATGTACTCCGTTGCGACTGCTGTTGAGCCTGTCGCCAGAGTCAGTGGCTGGTACTCGCTCGTGAATCTGTCGAGATTTGCCCTGAGAGTCGATTCCATGACGTTGCTAACAGCTTCGATTACTGCCATGACGAC is a window of Geoglobus acetivorans DNA encoding:
- a CDS encoding M20/M25/M40 family metallo-hydrolase, whose translation is MELVKKLKELTSIPGISGYEGQVKEKLRDWLRPYTDVKEDRIGNLIVEAGSGDERIVFMAHVDEIGLLITGITPDGKLTFRKIGGIDDRLLYGRHVDVITENGKIDGVIGAVPPHLNIEGRTDTVPWHQLTIDIGAENRDEAVDLGVKPLDFAVFKKHFSILNGRYVSCRSLDDRFGAVVLFEVIRRIFTENLEPELDGKIVFAFTVQEENGLKGARFLANSYSPDYAIAIDSFGCCNLLTGDVRLGQGPVIRAVDNSAIYSRKLALKVRDIALKADIPVQIGTTGGGTDSSAFEHKSEILTLSAPIRYLHSEVEMMNLKDIEALVDLLTHVALKL
- a CDS encoding thiamine pyrophosphate-dependent enzyme; translated protein: MKTVAEYLAEALIAAGVERAYGIVGTSVLDFYDALSAHSGKLEVITVRHEQTAVSAADAEFRSSGKLSCAIVHAGPGFLNSAISLGIAMKDRVPLLLISGGVKRRLRGTDAWLEVEQKSVADGLVKVYEVVNDENDLPEVLSKVYESMLTWPYGPGVIEIPEDLWGAELSLVKQVEPPQPQALGDVQETDNLIEKMKNAEQPAILACGELVRRPDFNPENLKVLSERFSAYVITSGNGRGAIPEDDAMCAGRVGFGGGSLTADRILEDCDFLLVLGNELDDVTTYGYTLIPRGDVVVISEDPSADVRPLYYTQIRADPAHVLNELAKKARHAETGDREEWVKRVRSYTDIWSSTLSSFSSKETKLVNPARFFDVLNEKLDRDRIVVGGQGTHVIFANNNLKVFSPGSYLAATNLGAMSYALPAGIGAKKANPERDVVVVAGDGEIMMTIQELETVKRENLNLKIVIVNDNSYRVLYIKQLLQKQGRVFQTILENPDFVTLSESFGIPAMRIDGNDQIEEGVEFIIQDGARLVELVIDRDEIPPLNLNATLKMGSV
- a CDS encoding NAD(P)-dependent oxidoreductase, which produces MTQEEYVVVSMSPLPESFVESLFAPFKSQLEGGLKIIGVFGKPRDEVLEILESADVVLGDYSFQMKIDGEMVEHMKKVRLIQQPSTGFDHIDLEACRKRGIPVANAGGANTASVAEWSVMAALMLMKRILYAHETTKNGEWAQWKLMDMGTFDLLGKTWGIIGFGRIGRETARRARAFGARIVYHDKFRNEQAESELEAEFSDLGKLLRMSDVISIHVPLTPETREMIGQKELRMMKPTAIFINPSRGELVDEGALARALKEKWIMGAAIDVYSKEPPDEDHPLLKLAREAKANLLLTPHIAGANADARARIIQHSVQNILRVLAGGQAESVVNM
- a CDS encoding ATP-binding protein; amino-acid sequence: MDKVTLAFLITAILISSVISAAITVAYINLDTYTTHFSNQIEEKMKTKVNSIEKLLNSKIDAQKKEFMFVASHREVSSFFDRFARAKMSGSLNPPYPSEFGNDSKYRRLIELFLSVGNSSDDIEMLRIFWKDGYVVAGTVYEREDFFDYKGDKKWFEETISGNVSDIYISPINIARHTKTPAIRYTMPLYYDGQVSGLLIANYNFEKSFSIIKELYKNGSEHIFIVDPHYENAEGEILGPRFIVNTVDPSREFNESCPVCPLLNLADFQDKEGFVKFSYGNETEFYGYYKWARLKNGRDYLIISAVKSDVLTGLLYESYRGAMISAIGIAGIFGILGLVLSNFILRPIEDLIQKSRLISKGLYEMKIGPRRDYKEARLLSEAIGEMKENLYKYSKRLEEYGDGVRLVNSIIRHDIANHLTSALIYLEMYEETGEKDYLTKLEASLERLKRVLDVSRVLEAVLREGEKREVNLRDVLTKVGRLYPEIEINVEGDCRVNVDSGIEVVFDNLIQNSIKHGNASRVDIRIEETPDYCIIEYHDNGRGIPDEIADKIFEPGFSTSGGGFGLYIVKLMLTRYDGEITIERSEQGARFVIRIKK
- a CDS encoding MIP family channel protein, with amino-acid sequence MTLVKKCVSELVGTALLVYFGAGSAVITLMISNKAQTPNEFNIGIGALGGLGDWLAIGMAFALIISAVIYSLGRVSGAHINPAVTIALWATKRFPSSEVAPYIVAQLIGASLGSILFLASVGSNAALIGGMGATAPFPGISYGQAIITEAIGTFVLMMVIMGVAVDERAPPGFAGLIIGLTVGGIIVTIGNITGSSLNPARTFGPYLVDSMYGINLWQYFPIYIIGPILGAVAAAFLYDYLAGK
- a CDS encoding DUF2180 family protein, which gives rise to MKCYICKEQGKDTEAVAICIVCGMGVCMEHLVRKDVELWKGDYPFPSRKLKKTVPRILCSICNEAYEEG